A window from Mus caroli chromosome 2, CAROLI_EIJ_v1.1, whole genome shotgun sequence encodes these proteins:
- the Rbm18 gene encoding probable RNA-binding protein 18: protein METETKTLPLENASILSEGSLQEGHRLWIGNLDPKITEYHLLKLLQKFGKVKQFDFLFHKSGALEGQPRGYCFVNFETKQEAEQAIQCLNGKLALSKKLVVRWAHAQVKRYDHNKNDKILPISLEPSSSTEPAQSNLSVTAKIKAIEAKLKMMAENPDAEYPAAPVYSYFKPPDKKRTTPYSRTAWKSRR, encoded by the exons atggaaacagaaaccaaaactcttCCCCTGGAGAATGCATCCATCCTTTCAGAGGGCTCTCTACAAGAAGGACACCGATTATGGATTGGCAACCTGGATCCCAAAATCACAGA ATACCACCTCCTCAAGCTCCTCCAGAAGTTTGGCAAGGTGAAGCAGTTTGACTTCCTCTTCCATAAGTCGGGTGCTTTGGAGGGCCAGCCCCGAGGGTACTGTTTTGTTAACTTTGAAACTAAGCAG GAAGCAGAACAAGCCATCCAGTGTCTCAATGGCAAGCTGGCACTGTCTAAGAAGCTGGTTGTACGATGGGCCCACGCTCAAGTCAAG AGATATGATCATAACAAGAACGATAAGATCCTTCCCATCAGCCTTGAGCCATCCTCAAGCACTGAGCCTGCTCAGTCTAACCTCAG TGTCACTGCAAAGATAAAAGCCATTGAAGCAAAGCTGAAAATGATGGCAGAAAATCCTGATGCAGAGTACCCAGCAGCGCCTGTTTATTCCTACTTTAAACCACCTGATAAAAAAAGGACTACTCCTTACTCTAGAACAGCCTGGAAGTCTCGAAGATGA